Proteins encoded within one genomic window of Methanomassiliicoccus luminyensis B10:
- a CDS encoding MarR family winged helix-turn-helix transcriptional regulator: MSNMDFFIWPRKMKSFLDSNINKKLKGTDFTASQVPFIIAIGEMEGASMKVICGALGIDKGLATRVVKALVENGYVVNRSEAGRTSKLYLTDKGRWAFDLAMANMEQTLDQILECLDEHELSCLKEISRKIGDRLDELYKH, from the coding sequence ATGTCCAACATGGACTTCTTTATCTGGCCCAGGAAGATGAAATCGTTCCTGGACTCCAACATCAACAAGAAGCTCAAGGGCACGGACTTCACGGCGTCCCAGGTCCCCTTCATAATCGCAATAGGGGAGATGGAGGGCGCATCCATGAAGGTCATTTGCGGCGCCCTGGGCATAGACAAGGGCCTGGCGACCCGAGTGGTTAAAGCCCTCGTCGAGAACGGATATGTCGTAAATAGGAGCGAGGCCGGCAGGACCTCCAAGCTGTATTTGACGGACAAAGGCAGATGGGCGTTCGATCTTGCCATGGCCAACATGGAGCAGACCCTCGATCAGATCCTGGAATGCCTGGACGAGCACGAGCTGTCATGCCTGAAAGAGATCTCCAGGAAGATCGGCGATAGGCTGGACGAACTGTACAAGCATTGA
- a CDS encoding DUF357 domain-containing protein, giving the protein MEMRDTISDEKMEKYLDTTKRALDKLKIAAPARSFNRRLADDFLNMATSYYRDALHFRSVGDYVNAFASVNYAHGWLDCGARIGLFDVGEDDKLFTLYD; this is encoded by the coding sequence ATGGAGATGCGTGACACCATTTCCGACGAGAAGATGGAGAAGTACCTCGACACTACCAAGCGGGCCCTGGACAAGCTGAAGATCGCCGCCCCGGCGCGGTCCTTCAACCGGAGGCTGGCGGATGACTTCCTGAACATGGCCACATCGTACTACCGCGACGCCCTGCACTTCCGCTCCGTCGGCGACTACGTCAACGCCTTCGCCAGCGTCAACTATGCCCACGGGTGGCTGGACTGCGGCGCCCGCATCGGCCTCTTCGACGTGGGAGAGGACGACAAGCTGTTCACGCTGTACGATTGA
- a CDS encoding helicase HerA domain-containing protein — protein sequence MGIIYGDVGTSSFNLSVTGGLEKMEYVQMEHEADGWVLGQVSDMQRKTDLSLEKARSISEGEEVTIREKVTAHIDVVGYRDDRGLLQVPRTPFKAGQPVYRARDEVIKRIIGLKENTPTGAYIGLLFGHDIRVEVDINSMVQKHVSILAKTGGGKSFLCGDLIEELMKHEVTILVLDPHGEYGAMRQVGHVADSGRNFNVTPRGYEEMIIEFATDTDVNPQAKPLRFTLANIEASELLQLTSIKNGKAYLNALRKTIDAVKTVKKDYALKDIIRILESDEEGNNAALVNELQFLEDAKVFAPSGTRIDELVVKGKMTIINLKGTPPEIAELIVNRICTAMFELRKMDRVPPMMLVVEEAHNYCPQQGAAASSKIFRTIAAEGRKFGLGLTIISQRAAKIDKNVLSQCNTQMILKVTNPNDLKAIASSVEGLTAGMADEIQRLPIGVALCVGGSIQMPLFVEVRPRESKHGGESVEIIPTKDGDGDA from the coding sequence ATGGGCATAATCTACGGCGACGTGGGCACGTCGTCCTTCAACCTCAGCGTCACCGGCGGCCTGGAGAAGATGGAGTACGTGCAGATGGAGCACGAGGCCGACGGGTGGGTGCTCGGCCAGGTCTCGGACATGCAGCGCAAGACCGACCTGTCTTTGGAGAAGGCCAGGTCCATCTCCGAGGGGGAGGAGGTCACCATCCGCGAGAAGGTCACCGCGCACATCGACGTGGTCGGCTACCGCGACGACCGCGGCCTCCTGCAGGTCCCCCGCACGCCCTTCAAGGCCGGCCAGCCGGTCTACAGGGCAAGGGACGAGGTCATCAAGAGGATCATCGGGCTCAAGGAGAATACTCCCACCGGGGCGTACATCGGCCTGCTGTTCGGCCACGACATCAGGGTGGAGGTGGACATCAACTCCATGGTGCAGAAGCACGTCAGCATACTTGCCAAGACCGGCGGCGGGAAGTCCTTTCTGTGCGGCGACCTCATCGAGGAGCTGATGAAGCACGAGGTGACCATCCTGGTCCTCGATCCTCACGGGGAGTACGGGGCGATGAGGCAGGTCGGGCACGTCGCCGACAGCGGCCGCAACTTCAACGTCACCCCGCGCGGGTACGAGGAGATGATCATCGAGTTCGCCACCGATACCGACGTGAACCCCCAGGCCAAGCCGCTGAGGTTCACCCTCGCCAACATCGAGGCCAGCGAGCTCCTCCAGCTCACCAGCATCAAGAACGGCAAGGCCTACCTCAACGCCTTGAGAAAGACGATCGACGCGGTGAAGACCGTCAAGAAGGACTATGCCCTGAAGGACATAATCCGGATACTGGAGAGCGACGAGGAGGGCAACAACGCCGCCCTGGTGAACGAGCTGCAGTTCCTGGAGGATGCCAAGGTGTTCGCTCCCTCGGGCACGAGGATCGACGAGCTGGTGGTCAAAGGGAAAATGACCATCATTAACCTCAAGGGCACCCCGCCGGAGATCGCCGAGCTCATCGTCAACCGCATCTGCACCGCGATGTTCGAGCTGAGGAAGATGGATCGCGTCCCGCCGATGATGCTGGTGGTGGAGGAAGCGCACAACTACTGCCCGCAGCAGGGCGCCGCCGCTTCCTCCAAGATCTTCAGGACCATCGCCGCGGAGGGCCGGAAGTTCGGGCTGGGGCTCACCATAATAAGCCAGAGGGCCGCCAAGATCGACAAGAACGTTCTCAGCCAGTGCAATACCCAGATGATACTCAAGGTCACCAACCCCAACGACCTCAAGGCCATCGCGTCATCGGTGGAGGGCCTCACCGCCGGCATGGCCGACGAGATCCAGCGCCTCCCCATCGGGGTGGCGCTGTGCGTCGGGGGCAGCATACAGATGCCGCTGTTCGTGGAGGTCCGTCCGAGGGAGAGCAAGCACGGCGGGGAGAGCGTGGAGATCATACCCACGAAGGACGGCGATGGAGATGCGTGA
- the gcvPB gene encoding aminomethyl-transferring glycine dehydrogenase subunit GcvPB encodes MSYRQAVHDERLIFELSGETDFSLPSYDDEEAEVPESLRREELKIPNLPEREVVKHYVNLSQMNYGVDNGFYPLGSCTMKYNPKYADVVASLPAVSDVHPCQDEEGSQGSLRLMHELEKALCAISGMDAVTLQPAAGAQGEFTGMLIARAYHDARGQERREVIVPDTAHGTNPASAAMAGFEVVEVPSTSEGGVDLKALEAAVSERTAAFMITNPGTLGIFEENIVEIAGIVHRAGALLYYDGANLNAIMGRTNPGAMGFDIVHFNLHKTFATPHGGGGPGAGPVGVRKGLEPFLPAPRIVLEDGRYSLDHERPRSIGKMVSHFGNFAVLVRAYAYILRNGSDGLKEASDIAVLNSNYLRKKLVPAYDLPFRELCKHEFVVSAKRLKEEKGIRALDIAKRLLDFGFHPPTIYFPLIVDEALMIEPTETETKLTLDRFADAMLAIAGENPELVRGAPRSTSVRRIDEVVAAKELTLSYLGLRKKLKGGLAGMRADAEDRMCTHCQSILGTGDGPP; translated from the coding sequence ATGAGCTATCGCCAGGCGGTGCACGATGAGAGGCTCATCTTCGAGCTCAGCGGGGAGACGGACTTCTCCCTGCCCTCCTACGATGACGAGGAGGCGGAGGTCCCGGAGAGCCTCAGGCGGGAGGAGCTGAAGATCCCCAACCTCCCGGAGAGGGAGGTGGTGAAGCACTACGTCAACCTCTCGCAGATGAACTACGGCGTGGACAACGGGTTCTACCCCCTGGGCAGCTGCACCATGAAGTACAACCCCAAGTACGCCGACGTCGTGGCGTCCCTCCCCGCGGTCAGTGACGTGCATCCGTGCCAGGACGAGGAGGGCTCCCAGGGATCGCTGCGGCTGATGCACGAGCTGGAGAAGGCGCTGTGCGCCATCTCGGGCATGGACGCGGTGACGCTCCAGCCGGCTGCGGGGGCGCAGGGGGAGTTTACCGGCATGCTCATCGCCCGCGCCTACCACGACGCGAGGGGACAGGAGAGGAGGGAGGTCATCGTGCCCGACACCGCCCACGGCACCAATCCCGCCTCCGCCGCGATGGCCGGGTTCGAGGTCGTCGAGGTCCCCTCGACATCAGAGGGCGGCGTGGACCTCAAGGCCCTGGAGGCCGCCGTGTCCGAGAGGACCGCGGCTTTCATGATCACCAACCCCGGCACCCTGGGCATCTTCGAGGAGAACATAGTGGAGATAGCGGGCATCGTGCACCGCGCCGGGGCGCTGCTCTACTACGACGGGGCCAACCTCAATGCCATCATGGGGCGCACCAACCCGGGGGCCATGGGCTTCGACATCGTGCACTTCAACCTGCACAAGACCTTCGCCACGCCCCACGGGGGCGGGGGGCCCGGGGCCGGACCGGTGGGGGTAAGGAAGGGGCTGGAGCCGTTCCTGCCGGCCCCGCGCATAGTCCTGGAGGATGGAAGGTACAGCCTCGATCACGAGCGGCCCCGCAGCATCGGCAAGATGGTGTCGCATTTCGGCAACTTCGCCGTGCTGGTCCGGGCCTACGCCTACATCCTGAGGAACGGCTCGGACGGCCTCAAGGAAGCGTCCGATATCGCGGTCCTCAACTCCAACTACCTCCGGAAGAAGCTCGTTCCCGCCTACGACCTGCCGTTCAGGGAGCTGTGCAAGCACGAGTTCGTAGTGTCGGCGAAGAGGCTCAAGGAGGAGAAAGGGATAAGGGCCCTGGACATCGCCAAGAGGCTGCTCGATTTCGGCTTCCATCCCCCAACTATATACTTCCCCCTGATCGTGGACGAGGCGCTGATGATCGAGCCCACCGAGACGGAGACCAAGCTGACGCTGGACCGGTTCGCCGACGCCATGCTCGCCATCGCCGGGGAGAACCCCGAGCTGGTGAGGGGAGCGCCCCGCTCCACCTCGGTCCGCCGCATCGACGAGGTGGTGGCGGCGAAGGAGCTGACGCTCAGCTACCTCGGGCTGAGAAAGAAGCTGAAGGGGGGCCTGGCGGGCATGCGGGCCGACGCGGAGGACAGGATGTGCACCCACTGCCAGTCCATCCTGGGTACGGGGGACGGTCCTCCATGA
- a CDS encoding MDR family MFS transporter, with protein sequence MAGLTLGMLAACLDGTIVSTSGAVIAADLNGLGLYSWMFTAYMLCETLAIPIGGKLSDVYGRKPFFLIGMALFVGGSVVAGLSVNIEMLILSRAVQGVGAGILMPVATAAIADLYSPVERGRMQGVMGAIFGLGTALGPVVGGLITEYVSWHWVFYINVPIALMALFLVARQFPSMEVTNLKKADYLGMSVLALFLVDLLLFFTWAGNEFEWVSYETGAMLLAAAALLAAFAHIERRAEDPVLAPHLFKNRVFVYGGISLLIFGMALTGALSYLSMFSIYIFGLTTLEAGSLMISMVAGLMITSTLSGRLLERTGHRPWLTAGPVTSFVAMVLMSTLGLGDSLWLLVAYIFLLGLGLGCVMSVLMVVVQNSAKQEEMGMTTSGVNLFRAIGGTVATAVFAFLINMRLDDALKSNLAAGAYNALPHNTDVLAFITTMPQYADQILTSFATSMDFAFLIGGIIVLLIALVAQFMKAQDNGQGDTNVREGSKEKTADDKDIV encoded by the coding sequence ATGGCTGGATTGACGCTCGGGATGCTGGCCGCGTGCCTGGACGGGACCATCGTGTCCACCAGCGGCGCCGTCATCGCCGCAGATCTCAACGGTCTTGGCCTGTACAGCTGGATGTTCACCGCCTATATGCTGTGCGAGACCCTCGCTATCCCCATAGGCGGCAAGCTGTCCGACGTATACGGCAGAAAGCCGTTCTTCCTCATTGGCATGGCCCTCTTCGTCGGCGGGTCCGTCGTGGCCGGGCTTTCCGTAAATATCGAGATGCTCATCCTGTCCCGCGCTGTGCAGGGTGTCGGCGCCGGCATCCTCATGCCCGTGGCCACTGCGGCCATCGCGGACCTGTACTCGCCCGTAGAGCGCGGAAGGATGCAGGGCGTCATGGGCGCGATCTTCGGCCTGGGCACCGCCCTCGGTCCGGTCGTGGGAGGGCTCATCACCGAATACGTCAGCTGGCACTGGGTCTTCTACATCAACGTCCCCATCGCCCTGATGGCCCTGTTCCTGGTCGCCAGGCAGTTCCCCTCCATGGAGGTCACCAACCTCAAGAAGGCCGACTACCTGGGGATGTCCGTCCTGGCCCTTTTCCTGGTGGACCTGCTCCTGTTCTTCACCTGGGCGGGTAACGAGTTCGAATGGGTCAGCTACGAGACCGGGGCGATGCTGCTGGCGGCAGCGGCCCTTCTGGCGGCGTTCGCCCACATCGAACGCAGGGCCGAGGATCCGGTCCTGGCCCCCCACCTGTTCAAGAACCGGGTGTTCGTCTACGGGGGCATAAGCCTGCTGATCTTCGGCATGGCCCTGACCGGTGCGCTCTCGTACCTGTCGATGTTCAGCATCTATATCTTTGGCCTCACCACCCTGGAGGCGGGTTCCCTGATGATATCGATGGTGGCCGGCCTCATGATCACCTCCACCCTGAGCGGGAGGCTCCTGGAAAGGACCGGGCACCGGCCCTGGCTCACCGCCGGTCCCGTCACATCCTTTGTCGCTATGGTCCTGATGTCCACGCTGGGACTGGGCGACAGCCTGTGGCTTCTGGTCGCCTACATCTTCCTCCTGGGCCTAGGGCTCGGCTGCGTAATGTCGGTGCTGATGGTGGTGGTCCAGAACAGCGCCAAGCAGGAAGAGATGGGCATGACGACATCAGGGGTCAACCTCTTCCGCGCCATCGGCGGCACCGTGGCGACGGCGGTGTTCGCCTTCCTGATCAACATGCGCCTCGACGATGCGCTCAAGAGCAACCTGGCGGCGGGTGCCTACAACGCTCTTCCGCACAATACCGACGTGCTCGCGTTCATCACGACGATGCCGCAGTACGCCGACCAGATATTGACGTCGTTCGCTACCAGCATGGACTTTGCCTTCCTGATCGGCGGGATCATCGTGCTGCTGATAGCCCTGGTGGCGCAGTTCATGAAAGCTCAGGACAATGGCCAGGGCGATACGAATGTCCGGGAGGGGTCGAAAGAGAAAACGGCCGATGACAAGGACATCGTGTAA
- a CDS encoding ribose-phosphate diphosphokinase, with protein MIVIGGSSSKALAQDLAKELGVRYIQPNIARFPDGECYVRIEEEDIDDEAIIVQNSHPDSNLVELLLLQDAAVGLGARKITSVVPYFGYARQDERFKKGEALSAKVMVNLMEMTSKRLVTVDVHKPIVLDWFHGAAHDVHAAPSIGDFFKGHGIDLVLAPDEGAMQRAAEVGKVIGAEVDHLEKTRLSGELVRMAPKNVDAKDKNALIVDDIISTGGTIEAAANQLKIMGARSVTAVCTHGLFAKGALDRLRKCCNAVYSTNTIENDVSVISVAPQIAKAVRKQKKTNRLTDKISLRSGK; from the coding sequence ATGATAGTCATCGGCGGTTCTTCCTCAAAGGCGTTGGCACAGGACCTGGCCAAGGAGCTGGGCGTCAGGTACATTCAGCCCAATATCGCTCGCTTCCCCGACGGGGAGTGCTACGTGCGCATCGAGGAGGAGGACATCGATGACGAGGCCATCATCGTCCAGAACTCCCATCCCGACTCCAACCTGGTGGAGCTTCTGCTCCTGCAGGACGCCGCGGTGGGCCTGGGGGCGAGAAAGATCACCTCGGTGGTCCCGTACTTCGGCTACGCCCGCCAGGACGAGCGGTTCAAGAAGGGGGAGGCCCTGAGCGCCAAGGTCATGGTCAACCTCATGGAGATGACCTCCAAGCGCCTGGTGACCGTGGACGTGCACAAGCCCATCGTCCTGGACTGGTTCCACGGCGCCGCCCATGACGTGCACGCCGCCCCCAGCATCGGCGATTTCTTCAAGGGCCACGGGATCGACCTCGTCCTCGCGCCGGACGAGGGAGCTATGCAGCGCGCCGCCGAGGTGGGCAAGGTCATCGGCGCCGAGGTGGACCACCTGGAGAAGACCAGGCTGTCCGGCGAGCTCGTGAGGATGGCGCCCAAGAACGTCGACGCCAAGGACAAGAACGCCCTTATCGTCGACGACATCATATCCACCGGCGGGACCATCGAGGCCGCCGCCAATCAGCTCAAGATCATGGGGGCGCGGAGCGTGACGGCGGTGTGCACCCACGGCCTGTTCGCCAAGGGCGCCCTGGACCGCCTGAGGAAGTGCTGCAACGCGGTGTACTCGACCAACACCATCGAGAACGACGTGTCGGTCATCTCGGTGGCGCCGCAGATCGCCAAGGCCGTCAGGAAGCAAAAGAAGACGAACCGGCTGACGGACAAGATCTCCCTGCGCAGCGGCAAGTGA
- the coaBC gene encoding bifunctional phosphopantothenoylcysteine decarboxylase/phosphopantothenate--cysteine ligase CoaBC, protein MHPSEGIRCAKSCALKGRRIVLGITGSIAAVESFELARELIRHGADVHVVMSGEGEKLVTPAAMEFATGNEVVTELDGRAQHIQFFGDYPGRADLLLVSPCTANTLSKMALGIDDTPVTTMATVAIGSKVPVIAAPAMHLSMYEHPIVQKNLGTLRDIGVILVGPHFSGKKARIASVEEITEAAITALGRNDLKAKRVLVIGGSSEEPIDDVRVVTNNTTGESAVLLAQAARERGAEVEMWNGRMAFPVPGHIAQRRFRTVKDLLEMVPEIDHDIVLVPAALSDYAPVRTKGKVASGKKELTLKLAGLPKVLPTIRQKASKVVGFKAEVGVSEKELVRRARGRLDEHGLDLIVANDLRNVAPGRTRAFLVRKDGGEVPFEGSKRELADVILDEVLR, encoded by the coding sequence ATGCATCCCTCCGAGGGAATCCGCTGCGCCAAGAGCTGCGCGCTGAAGGGCAGGCGCATCGTGCTCGGCATCACTGGCAGCATCGCCGCGGTAGAATCGTTCGAGCTGGCCAGGGAGCTTATCCGCCACGGGGCCGACGTCCACGTGGTGATGAGCGGGGAGGGCGAGAAGCTCGTAACTCCTGCGGCCATGGAGTTCGCCACCGGGAACGAGGTGGTGACGGAGCTGGACGGCCGCGCCCAGCATATCCAGTTCTTCGGCGACTACCCCGGCCGGGCCGACCTTCTGCTGGTGTCCCCGTGCACCGCCAACACCCTGTCCAAGATGGCCCTGGGCATCGATGACACCCCGGTGACGACCATGGCCACCGTGGCGATAGGTTCCAAGGTACCGGTCATCGCGGCCCCCGCCATGCACCTGTCCATGTACGAGCACCCCATCGTGCAGAAGAACCTGGGGACGCTCAGGGACATCGGCGTGATCCTCGTGGGACCGCACTTCAGCGGGAAGAAGGCCCGCATCGCCTCGGTCGAGGAGATAACGGAAGCGGCGATCACCGCGCTGGGACGGAACGACCTGAAGGCGAAGAGGGTCCTGGTGATCGGCGGCTCTTCCGAAGAACCGATCGACGACGTGAGGGTGGTGACCAACAACACCACCGGGGAGAGCGCGGTGCTGCTCGCCCAGGCCGCCCGGGAGCGCGGCGCCGAGGTGGAGATGTGGAACGGGCGCATGGCCTTCCCCGTGCCGGGCCATATCGCGCAGAGGAGGTTCCGCACGGTGAAGGACCTGCTGGAAATGGTCCCCGAGATCGATCACGACATCGTGCTGGTCCCGGCGGCCCTGTCGGACTACGCCCCGGTGAGGACCAAGGGCAAGGTGGCGTCGGGGAAGAAGGAGCTGACGCTCAAGCTGGCGGGCCTGCCCAAGGTGCTGCCGACTATACGACAGAAGGCCTCGAAGGTGGTCGGCTTCAAGGCCGAGGTAGGGGTCAGCGAGAAGGAGCTGGTCCGCCGGGCCAGGGGCCGCCTCGACGAGCACGGCCTGGACCTCATCGTCGCCAATGACCTCCGGAACGTGGCTCCCGGGAGAACGAGAGCGTTCCTGGTCCGCAAGGACGGAGGGGAGGTCCCCTTCGAGGGAAGCAAGAGAGAGCTGGCCGACGTCATACTGGACGAGGTCCTGAGATGA
- the tmk gene encoding dTMP kinase: protein MSSETRIERSTRAEPLSAALASKGRFFVFEGIDGSGKSTVSRRFAERLTAVGKDVVWTAEPTSSWMGDQVRRANREAESAFAETLLYVADRAEHTLQIRKWLEEGRWVVCDRYVGSTLAYQGVTLRRLMGPRTMEWLKAVNQPIIIRPDRTFLLKLDPELAMSRLMDREGRDKFEKLDFLRKVDALYARLAEDDPSYRVIDASQPVERVLDEAFLMIR from the coding sequence ATGTCCTCGGAGACCCGGATCGAAAGGAGCACCAGGGCGGAGCCGCTGTCGGCAGCCCTGGCCAGCAAGGGGCGCTTCTTCGTGTTCGAGGGCATCGACGGCTCGGGAAAGAGCACGGTGTCCCGCCGGTTCGCCGAAAGGCTGACGGCCGTGGGAAAGGACGTGGTATGGACGGCCGAGCCCACCTCCTCGTGGATGGGGGACCAGGTGCGCCGGGCCAACCGGGAGGCGGAGAGCGCCTTCGCCGAGACGCTGCTGTACGTGGCCGACCGGGCCGAGCACACCCTGCAGATACGAAAGTGGCTGGAGGAGGGCCGCTGGGTGGTGTGCGACCGCTACGTCGGCAGCACCCTGGCCTACCAGGGCGTGACGCTCCGCCGCCTCATGGGGCCCCGGACCATGGAGTGGCTGAAGGCCGTCAATCAGCCCATCATCATCCGCCCGGACCGCACCTTCCTGCTGAAGCTCGATCCGGAGCTGGCCATGAGCAGGCTGATGGACCGCGAGGGGCGGGACAAGTTCGAGAAGCTGGACTTCCTGCGCAAGGTCGACGCGCTGTACGCCCGCCTGGCCGAGGATGATCCCTCCTACCGGGTCATTGATGCCTCGCAGCCGGTGGAGAGGGTCCTGGACGAGGCCTTTTTAATGATAAGGTAG
- the proS gene encoding proline--tRNA ligase produces the protein MKKEENFSDWYNDLVEQAGLTDKRYPIKGMNVWPAYGWKIMRHIDSFIREELDATNHDEVCFPLLIPKTEFQKEKDHIKGFDAEVYWVTHAGLNELDIPLILRPTSETAMYPMFSIWVRSHSDLPLKIYQLVNTFRYETKQTRAFIRVREIHFFESHTCHVDEADAQRQVEEDFVILENLMDKLCMPYTLLRRTEWDKFPGAYYTVGIDTLMMKGRSLQLGSIHHYRENFSRPFDIKYEDVDGSTKYVHQTTYGMSERLLGAVVGVHGDDKGLVLPPAIAPFQVVIVPILAKGNLEEVTAQARALRDELKAAGIRVTLDESDERPGSKFFKWEIKGVPLRLELGARDIEKGVVAFARRNDGQKGSFTRAAAADEVKASLAQIAQDMRAKATEFMKSNIITVESLDSVPEKMLRFGWCGDEECGKRIEEKSELKILGSPYAKEEFHGKCIGCGKDTDMVVYAARAM, from the coding sequence ATGAAGAAGGAAGAGAACTTCAGCGATTGGTACAACGATCTGGTCGAGCAGGCCGGGCTCACCGACAAGAGATACCCCATCAAGGGGATGAACGTGTGGCCGGCGTACGGCTGGAAGATTATGAGGCACATCGACTCCTTCATCCGCGAGGAGCTTGACGCCACCAACCACGACGAGGTGTGCTTTCCCCTCCTCATCCCCAAGACCGAGTTCCAGAAGGAGAAGGACCACATCAAGGGGTTCGACGCGGAGGTATACTGGGTCACCCATGCCGGGCTGAACGAGCTGGACATCCCGCTCATCCTCCGGCCGACCTCGGAGACGGCGATGTACCCGATGTTCTCCATCTGGGTGCGGTCGCACTCGGACCTCCCGCTCAAGATCTACCAGCTGGTGAACACCTTCCGGTACGAGACCAAGCAGACCAGGGCGTTCATCCGGGTCAGGGAGATCCATTTCTTCGAATCGCACACCTGCCACGTGGACGAGGCCGACGCGCAGCGCCAGGTGGAGGAGGACTTCGTCATCCTGGAGAACCTCATGGACAAGCTGTGCATGCCCTACACCCTCCTCAGGAGGACGGAGTGGGACAAGTTCCCCGGGGCCTACTACACCGTGGGCATCGACACCCTCATGATGAAGGGGCGCAGCCTTCAGCTCGGCTCCATCCACCACTACCGGGAGAACTTCTCCCGGCCGTTCGACATAAAGTACGAGGATGTCGACGGCAGCACCAAGTATGTTCACCAGACCACCTACGGCATGTCGGAGAGGCTGCTGGGCGCCGTGGTCGGCGTCCACGGTGACGACAAGGGCCTGGTGCTCCCGCCGGCCATCGCCCCGTTCCAGGTGGTCATCGTGCCCATCCTGGCCAAGGGGAACCTGGAGGAAGTGACCGCTCAGGCCAGGGCCCTTCGCGACGAGCTGAAGGCGGCCGGGATCAGGGTCACGCTGGACGAGAGCGACGAGAGGCCCGGCAGCAAGTTCTTCAAGTGGGAGATCAAGGGCGTGCCGCTCAGGCTCGAGCTGGGGGCCCGGGACATCGAGAAGGGCGTGGTCGCCTTTGCCCGGCGCAACGACGGGCAGAAGGGGTCCTTCACCCGCGCCGCCGCGGCCGACGAGGTCAAGGCCTCCCTGGCGCAGATTGCCCAGGACATGCGGGCCAAGGCCACCGAGTTCATGAAGAGCAACATCATCACCGTGGAGAGCCTCGACAGCGTACCGGAGAAGATGCTGCGCTTCGGGTGGTGCGGGGACGAGGAGTGCGGCAAGAGGATCGAGGAGAAGAGCGAGCTCAAGATCCTCGGCTCGCCGTACGCCAAGGAGGAGTTCCACGGCAAGTGCATCGGCTGCGGCAAGGACACCGACATGGTGGTCTACGCCGCCAGGGCGATGTGA